A window from Sebastes fasciatus isolate fSebFas1 chromosome 22, fSebFas1.pri, whole genome shotgun sequence encodes these proteins:
- the LOC141761228 gene encoding uncharacterized protein LOC141761228, translated as MTSPKTRYLLPLAAFLFPSIIPTVTEVVKSVSDCDQFLLEETPPQVPGILEGGRILNQNRYKPICQTFENERRFVTLYDTQNKIPVFSAYKYRGGLGGRPRNNWKIEPQLEEDDDKNMVVGDRNKTTYNHQAGDSDYRHNGVFDRGHLFPSSHAFNISDKRSTFTLTNIVPQARKFNQGSWSRMEKCIKCVMDKYCDNNNGVTEGLVVTGAQPSTDNFLKNRINIPSMLWSAFCCYSSNMSTWLASAHWGDNVPPKEKHLQTKTLEELHQELRITGSGFKVFPGTQCPLHSTVTQLYPQINNCNCPPSITPTSTSGPLPTTSGSSQSTSGPLNPTSGPPQSSSGSPTSTSVPLPTTSGPSPSSSNPTSTSVPPQSSSGPLTSTSVHPTSTSGYPTSTSAPLTSTSVPSHSTSGPLNPTSDPSQSTSGPPIPTSGPPQSTSGPLTSTSGPTPSSSTSTSTSVRLI; from the exons ATGACGTCACCGAAGACGAGATACCTCCTCCCCCTCGCCGCCTTCCTCTTCCCGTCCATCATTCCCACAGTAACTGAAGTAGTGAAGTCGGTGTCGGACTGCGACCAGTTTCTCCTCGAGGAAACTCCGCCGCAGGTCCCAGGCATCTTGGAGGGCGGGCGGATCCTGAACCAGAATCGCTACAAACCCATTTGCCAGACTTTTGAGAACGAGAGACGGTTCGTGACGCTCTACGACACCCAGAACAAGATTCCAGTGTTTTCTGCGTACAAGTACAGAGGGGGGTTAGGAGGGAGACCCCGAAACAACTGGAAGATAGAACCACAG CTTGAGGAGGACGATGACAAGAACATGGTGGTTGGAGACAGAAACAAGACGACCTACAACCACCAGGCTGGAGACTCTGACTACAGACACAACGGAGTGTTTGACAGAGGACATTTATTCCCGAGCTCTCACGCGTTCAACATCTCTGACAAAAGGTCCACCTTCACCCTGACCAACATCGTTCCACAAGCAAGAAAATTCAACCAGGGGAGCTGGAGCAGAATGGAGAAGTGCATCAAATGTGTGATGGACAAGTACTGCGACAACAACAACGGAGTTACCGAAGGCTTGGTGGTGACTGGAGCCCAACCCAGCACCGACAACTTCCTCAAGAACAGGATCAATATTCCCTCCATGCTCTGGTCAGCATTCTGCTGCTACAGCTCCAACATGTCGACGTGGCTGGCGAGCGCTCACTGGGGCGACAACGTCCCACCTAAAGAGAAACATCTGCAGACGAAGACTCTGGAGGAACTCCACCAGGAACTGAGGATCACGGGCTCTGGGTTTAAAGTGTTTCCTGGGACGCAGTGTCCTCTCCACTCTACTGTTACTCAGCTTTACCCTCAAATTAACAACTGCAACTGCCCCCCCTCCATTACACCCACTTCAACATCTGGCCCTCTCCCTACTACATCTGGCTCTTCCCAGTCTACTTCTGGTCCTCTCAATCCAACATCTGGCCCTCCTCAGTCTTCATCTGGCTCTCCCACTTCAACATCTGTCCCTCTCCCTACTACATCTGGCCCTTCCCCGTCTAGTTCTAACCCTACCTCCACATCTGTCCCACCCCAGTCTTCATCTGGCCCTCTCACTTCAACATCTGTCCATCCTACTTCAACATCTGGCTATCCTACTTCAACATCTGCCCCACTCACCTCCACATCTGTCCCTTCCCACTCTACTTCTGGTCCTCTCAATCCAACATCTGACCCTTCTCAGTCTACATCTGGTCCTCCCATTCCAACATCTGGCCCTCCTCAGTCTACATCTGGTCCTCTCACTTCGACATCTGGCCCTACCCCGTCTAGTTCTACAAGTACCTCCACATCTGTCCGTCTCATCTGA
- the LOC141761356 gene encoding protein-glutamine gamma-glutamyltransferase 2-like: MANMIKKVDFNCSSNNNAHRTIEITTKQLIVRRGQSFLLTLEMAQPFHNHDTLTLAVETGPAPSEQRGTRSEFGNPSPMYASGVKAIWKYNIDKSANLQRGIVTLSVTPPADAPVGKYSLSARTGRDKTPLGTLVVLFNPWCSDDWVYLPDETERQEYVMNEQGVIYRGTSTYLRSMAWVFGQFEEEMVDICLKMLDVNPKHAKDPADDVSARCNPIYVSRVVSAMINCNGDRGVLEGRWHDDYHDGVRPTHWNGSVSILQRWYQNNCHPVKYGQCWVYAGVMCTVMRFLGIPCRVVTNFNSAHDTNNSLTIDKHYDDYGLQDSKSPDSIWNFHVWVEGWMKRPDLQKGDRYDGWQVLDPTPQEKSGGVYCCGPAPVAAILLGDADVQKYDVPFVFSEVNADIVKWMGKRRMHSDTASVGRSISTKTVGLNSRSDITNSYKHREGSTKERAVFKRAFTRLNSRDAQEDCGEEGPLKVEMKIQEDTNMQRGQDITLKLKLTNKDRTSKTMSIRVNAQPMMNNGKPACNIQSTAQERMILPGQDVILPFQIPFSVYSKAMAGCDSMKVSAVAIDKHQDDDIYETETDIALEDPPISMKVLGEARLNRTMTMEVEFKNPLNETLRNCSLTVIGSGLFKSDHVESNFRELAPNATLKLKIITTPYRAGVKIWVADFDCDAFRDVKGSCIVDVKP, encoded by the exons ATGGCAAACA TGATTAAGAAGGTGGACTTCAACTGCTCGTCCAACAACAACGCCCATCGCACCATCGAGATCACAACGAAGCAGCTGATTGTGAGGCGGGGCCAGTCCTTCCTTCTGACCCTGGAAATGGCGCAACCTTTCCATAACCATGACACACTAACCCTCGCCGTGGAGACGG GTCCTGCTCCATCAGAACAGCGTGGGACCCGGTCTGAGTTTGGTAACCCATCTCCCATGTACGCCAGTGGCGTCAAGGCGATATGGAAGTACAATATCGACAAGAGCGCTAACCTGCAGAGGGGCATCGTGACCCTGTCCGTGACCCCGCCGGCCGACGCTCCAGTGGGGAAGTACTCGCTGTCTGCGAGGACCGGGAGGGACAAGACACCTCTGGGAACGCTGGTGGTGCTCTTCAACCCCTGGTGCTCAG ATGACTGGGTGTATCTTCCTGATGAGACGGAAAGACAAGAATATGTGATGAACGAACAGGGAGTTATCTATCGGGGAACGTCAACGTACCTCCGCTCTATGGCCTGGGTCTTTGGACAG TTTGAGGAGGAAATGGTGGACATTTGTCTCAAGATGTTGGACGTCAACCCAAAACACGCCAAAGACCCGGCTGATGACGTCTCTGCTCGCTGTAACCCCATCTATGTCAGCCGAGTCGTCAGCGCCATG ATCAACTGCAACGGTGATCGAGGTGTGTTAGAGGGACGCTGGCATGACGACTACCACGATGGCGTAAGGCCCACCCACTGGAACGGCAGCGTCAGCATCCTTCAGCGCTGGTATCAAAACAACTGCCACCCAGTCAAGTACGGACAGTGCTGGGTGTACGCTGGTGTAATGTGTACAG tGATGCGGTTCCTGGGTATCCCATGTCGGGTTGTCACAAACTTCAACTCAGCTCACGACACAAACAACAGCCTCACTATCGATAAGCACTATGACGACTACGGACTACAAGACTCAAAGAGCCCAGACTCTATCTG GAACTTCCATGTGTgggtggagggatggatgaaACGACCAGACCTCCAGAAAGGTGACAGATATGACGGCTGGCAAGTCTTGGATCCCACACCGCAGGAAAAGAGTGGCG GTGTGTACTGCTGTGGTCCAGCCCCGGTCGCTGCCATCCTCCTGGGCGACGCCGACGTACAGAAGTATGACGTGCCATTTGTCTTCTCTGAGGTCAACGCCGACATTGTCAAGTGGATG gGCAAAAGGAGAATGCACTCCGACACCGCCTCAGTAGGTCGGAGCATCTCTACCAAGACTGTTGGCTTGAACAGTAGAAGTGATATCACAAACAGCTACAAACACAGAGAAG GCAGTACAAAGGAGAGGGCCGTCTTCAAGCGTGCGTTCACCAGATTGAACTCAAGAGATGCTCAAGAGGATTGTGGAGAGGAGGGGCCGCTAAAGGTGGAGATGAAAATCCAAGAG GACACCAACATGCAGAGGGGTCAGGACATTACGCTGAAGCTGAAGCTGACCAACAAAGATCGTACCAGTAAGACAATGTCCATTCGTGTCAATGCCCAGCCCATGATGAACAACGGCAAACCAGCATGCAACATCCAGAGCACAGCCCAAGAGAGGATGATACTGCCTGGACAAG ATGTGATCCTACCTTTCCAGATCCCATTCTCAGTCTACAGTAAAGCCATGGCGGGCTGTGACAGTATGAAGGTGTCAGCCGTGGCCATTgacaaacaccaagatgatgacATCTATGAGACTGAGACCGACATCGCCTTGGAGGACCCTCCCATCTCCATGAAG GTTCTGGGCGAGGCCCGTCTGAACCGTACCATGACCATGGAGGTGGAATTTAAGAACCCACTCAATGAGACGCTGAGAAACTGCTCTCTGACCGTCATTGGAAGCGGCCTTTTCAAATCAGACCACGTGGAAAG CAATTTTCGTGAGCTGGCGCCAAACGCCACGCTGAAGCTGAAGATCATAACGACGCCCTACAGGGCTGGAGTGAAGATCTGGGTGGCCGACTTCGACTGCGACGCCTTCAGGGACGTAAAGGGAAGCTGCATCGTCGACGTCAAACCATGA